One genomic segment of Paenibacillus durus includes these proteins:
- a CDS encoding Gfo/Idh/MocA family protein, with the protein MLKIGLVGFGFMGRMHFDNYVRLMEEGCPVSLTAICDPRIEELKDGKAGGNMSTAREVYDLSAYHLYTDLEDMLANEQLDIIDIAAPTYLHAEMACSLLERGHHVFCEKPMARHSADAWKMVETAARGGKKLMIGQCLRFWPGYEYLKDIVDSGKFGQATEGYFYRGSGAPKDWFLDEKLSGGCIMDMHIHDTDMINYLFGKPEKVSTLGRNVLPGSGYDIASSHYYYKDGKVINSQVDWTLEGDFGFYMGYRVNFEGGSVVFDGSQVKVNPNDAPGFTPEISPEAGYYRELDYFLDAVIHDKPVDVCTPESAAESLEVVEAEMKSADAQGEWVKLV; encoded by the coding sequence ATGTTGAAAATAGGATTGGTCGGGTTCGGCTTTATGGGCCGGATGCACTTTGACAATTATGTCCGCTTAATGGAGGAAGGCTGCCCTGTCTCGCTCACCGCGATCTGCGATCCGCGGATTGAAGAGCTGAAAGACGGCAAAGCTGGCGGGAACATGAGTACGGCCCGTGAAGTGTATGATTTATCCGCTTACCATCTCTACACCGATCTTGAGGACATGCTGGCGAACGAGCAGCTGGATATCATCGATATTGCGGCTCCTACGTATCTGCATGCCGAAATGGCCTGCTCGCTGCTGGAACGCGGCCACCATGTATTCTGTGAGAAACCGATGGCGAGACATTCGGCGGACGCCTGGAAGATGGTGGAGACGGCTGCACGCGGCGGTAAGAAGCTTATGATCGGGCAGTGCCTCCGGTTTTGGCCGGGTTATGAATACTTGAAGGATATTGTGGACAGCGGCAAGTTCGGACAGGCAACGGAAGGCTATTTCTACCGGGGCTCCGGAGCTCCGAAGGACTGGTTCCTTGATGAAAAGCTGAGCGGCGGCTGTATTATGGACATGCATATTCACGATACGGATATGATCAACTATCTGTTCGGCAAGCCGGAGAAAGTATCGACCCTTGGGCGCAATGTGCTTCCGGGAAGCGGATACGATATTGCCTCCTCCCATTATTATTATAAGGACGGAAAAGTCATCAATTCCCAGGTGGACTGGACACTGGAGGGCGATTTCGGCTTTTACATGGGCTATCGGGTCAATTTTGAAGGGGGCAGTGTGGTGTTTGACGGAAGCCAGGTCAAGGTGAATCCGAATGACGCCCCCGGCTTTACCCCGGAAATCTCCCCTGAAGCCGGCTATTACCGGGAGCTGGACTATTTCCTGGATGCGGTCATCCATGACAAGCCTGTTGACGTTTGCACGCCTGAAAGCGCGGCGGAATCGCTGGAAGTCGTGGAAGCGGAGATGAAGTCAGCGGATGCCCAAGGGGAATGGGTGAAGCTCGTCTAA
- a CDS encoding SDR family NAD(P)-dependent oxidoreductase has protein sequence MNTNQRENIALITGASNGIGLELTRKLLSEEWQVVALNRSDFPADDMRIQKAINNGWLRIYKIADLADYASLRRTLEEIKGKERRIDILFNNAGGSFPELSYSKQRREKHYELMTVVPYIILMELKELLKNGGLKTVVNTSSSALNYVKEFNIEILERPKTFRKLLGPYATSKLALSLWTQAIASQLAKEGIKIRSVDPGGNNTLRKGTKSGLPIVVNLLMKLFFSPTTHGANLLYEGALGEHRNETGVFLLKGQVANLKFKDQARNILERINAIYKHEFLGERT, from the coding sequence ATGAACACGAACCAACGTGAAAATATCGCACTGATTACAGGCGCAAGCAACGGGATCGGGTTGGAATTAACACGGAAGTTGCTGTCGGAGGAATGGCAGGTGGTTGCTTTGAACCGTTCCGACTTTCCTGCGGATGATATGAGAATCCAAAAAGCTATCAATAATGGATGGCTTCGCATTTATAAAATAGCGGATCTCGCCGATTATGCCAGCCTGAGACGTACTTTGGAAGAGATCAAAGGAAAGGAGCGGCGGATCGACATCTTGTTCAACAATGCCGGCGGGAGCTTTCCCGAGCTAAGTTATTCGAAACAAAGGCGTGAGAAACATTATGAACTGATGACGGTCGTTCCGTATATCATTCTGATGGAATTGAAGGAACTCTTAAAAAACGGCGGCTTAAAAACGGTGGTCAATACCTCATCTTCAGCACTTAACTATGTGAAAGAGTTTAATATCGAAATCCTGGAACGCCCCAAAACCTTCCGCAAACTGCTCGGTCCTTATGCCACTTCAAAGCTGGCGCTTTCGCTGTGGACTCAGGCTATCGCATCGCAGCTTGCCAAGGAAGGCATTAAGATCCGCAGCGTTGACCCGGGTGGCAATAATACACTAAGAAAAGGAACAAAATCCGGACTGCCCATAGTGGTTAATTTGCTAATGAAGCTGTTTTTCTCTCCGACTACCCACGGCGCGAACCTGTTGTATGAGGGGGCCCTCGGGGAACACCGTAATGAGACCGGCGTGTTTTTGCTGAAAGGTCAGGTTGCAAATTTAAAATTTAAAGATCAAGCGCGGAACATTTTGGAAAGAATTAATGCGATTTACAAACACGAATTTCTTGGTGAGCGCACCTGA
- a CDS encoding MerR family transcriptional regulator: MMAEQTFTMKQTAEQTGISEDTIRYYEKIALLPRADRKDNGHRIYRQEDINTIRLISCLKKTGMPLEKMRPFLAVSADTDPAEYPELVEHIRSHRENIVSQIASLQQVVDFIDMKLEEGRYRRDCSDESQDGVSEKLRGEPKSKPVSPVEMSYFSVSAKTGKPPASVK; this comes from the coding sequence ATGATGGCAGAGCAAACCTTTACAATGAAGCAAACCGCCGAGCAAACCGGAATTTCCGAGGATACGATCCGTTATTACGAAAAGATCGCGCTGCTACCCCGGGCGGACCGGAAGGACAACGGGCACCGCATCTACCGGCAGGAGGACATCAATACGATCCGGCTGATATCCTGCCTGAAAAAAACGGGGATGCCGCTGGAGAAAATGCGGCCGTTTTTGGCGGTTTCCGCCGACACCGATCCCGCGGAATATCCCGAACTGGTGGAGCACATAAGGAGCCACCGGGAAAATATCGTCAGCCAAATCGCCTCGCTGCAGCAGGTCGTCGATTTTATCGACATGAAGCTGGAGGAGGGAAGATACCGCCGGGACTGCTCAGATGAAAGCCAGGACGGCGTGTCGGAGAAACTGAGGGGGGAACCGAAATCAAAGCCCGTCTCACCTGTTGAGATGAGTTATTTTTCTGTATCAGCCAAAACGGGAAAGCCACCGGCTTCCGTAAAATAA
- a CDS encoding phosphotransferase family protein: MSKDERLFEFQTLASNTLESLVTTFNRKAIINSIAPLTRGMSTSNYVVQLEGNTKKYVLRIYPLNNDHSQLEIAAYNYARTMIRVPEIYFFDNSKQLIPNSYIIMEFIEGFTLGEFITENNGFPNSVVRSISGSLALLHQTEYTHMALLDENLRIKENFEPITSQYHTLFNGLAGIHIKPSTKEKFLHFINCNAELLKQVASKHVFSHGDFIFSNIIVTPSLQTCFIDYEYCFSAPVFYDIGKFFRTRTNVERYIGTETISAFFEGYNSKAKEPLPKEWYIYSKIADVATMLHLINKPNIPEGWGLAIDTEIEKTLDLLAY; encoded by the coding sequence TTGAGTAAAGATGAAAGACTATTTGAATTTCAAACCTTAGCTTCTAATACATTAGAATCATTAGTTACAACGTTTAATCGAAAAGCAATCATTAACAGCATTGCTCCGTTAACTAGGGGGATGAGTACAAGCAATTATGTTGTACAGTTAGAAGGCAATACGAAAAAGTATGTGTTAAGGATTTATCCACTTAACAATGACCACAGCCAACTTGAAATCGCAGCGTATAACTATGCGAGAACAATGATACGAGTCCCCGAAATTTATTTCTTTGACAATAGCAAGCAATTAATTCCTAACTCTTACATAATCATGGAATTTATTGAAGGTTTTACTCTTGGAGAATTTATTACCGAGAACAATGGATTTCCTAATAGTGTTGTTCGCAGTATTAGCGGTTCTCTGGCATTGTTACATCAAACTGAATACACGCATATGGCACTACTTGATGAAAATTTGCGTATTAAAGAAAATTTTGAACCTATAACGAGCCAGTATCACACTCTTTTTAATGGATTAGCTGGTATACATATTAAACCTTCAACAAAAGAGAAATTCCTCCATTTTATTAACTGCAATGCAGAGTTATTAAAACAAGTTGCTTCAAAACATGTTTTTTCTCATGGTGATTTCATTTTTTCTAATATCATTGTTACCCCTTCATTGCAAACCTGTTTTATAGATTATGAGTATTGTTTTTCTGCACCTGTGTTTTATGATATAGGTAAATTTTTTAGGACAAGAACTAATGTCGAAAGATATATCGGTACAGAAACCATCTCCGCTTTTTTTGAAGGCTATAACAGTAAGGCAAAAGAGCCTTTACCTAAAGAATGGTATATCTATTCAAAGATTGCTGATGTAGCGACCATGCTCCATCTAATAAATAAACCTAATATTCCCGAAGGGTGGGGTCTTGCTATTGACACCGAAATTGAAAAAACATTGGACTTACTTGCATACTAG
- a CDS encoding allantoinase, translating to MKKHDLVVKGGHVVLEDGVRLLDIGILDGIIVELSENIDAGGNVIDASGLTIMPGMIDIHVHFDEPNRADWEGFQNGSRLIAAGGITTYFDMPLNGNPPTTTAATLIEKQSLANRNSYVDYALWGGLVPGNLNELEGMAEQGAIGFKAFMSSAGSEFGRVDEMTLYRGMEKISKLNKVLALHAESEAITQELTREKCSNGRVSVRDYVESRPPLAEMEAVSRALLYAEETGCPLHFVHISHPKTVEMIECAKQSGLDVTLETCPHYLLFTEDDFERIGPSAKCAPPLRNNQAKEQLWEQLGNGKIDMITSDHSPCPSFMKFDHPDNMFEVWGGISGGQFSLETMVTEAHLNRNIPLPQISKYLSTNPAKRFGLYPHKGAISAGFDADLVLLDMNLERTVEQEDLLSKHPHSLYIGHTLKCAVQMTLSRGKVVYDRRHGIQGECSGEMVR from the coding sequence TTGAAAAAACATGATCTGGTCGTTAAAGGAGGGCACGTCGTCTTGGAAGACGGCGTGCGTCTTCTTGATATCGGCATTCTTGATGGGATTATTGTTGAATTAAGCGAAAATATCGACGCCGGCGGGAACGTGATCGACGCCTCGGGCCTGACGATCATGCCGGGGATGATCGATATTCATGTTCATTTTGATGAGCCGAACCGTGCGGACTGGGAAGGGTTTCAGAATGGGTCCCGGCTGATCGCGGCAGGGGGAATTACCACCTATTTTGACATGCCGCTCAATGGCAATCCCCCCACGACAACCGCAGCCACGCTTATTGAAAAACAATCATTGGCTAACAGGAATTCTTATGTGGATTATGCGCTGTGGGGCGGCTTAGTCCCGGGGAACCTGAATGAACTGGAAGGAATGGCGGAACAGGGGGCCATTGGCTTTAAGGCGTTCATGTCCTCCGCAGGCTCCGAGTTTGGGCGAGTGGATGAAATGACCCTTTACCGGGGAATGGAAAAAATATCCAAGTTGAATAAAGTTCTGGCGCTGCATGCGGAAAGTGAGGCAATCACGCAAGAATTGACCCGGGAAAAATGTTCAAACGGACGTGTCTCGGTCCGTGATTATGTGGAATCCCGCCCCCCGCTTGCCGAGATGGAAGCGGTCAGCCGCGCCTTGCTGTATGCTGAAGAGACGGGTTGTCCGCTGCATTTTGTTCATATCAGCCATCCGAAGACCGTGGAAATGATCGAATGCGCGAAGCAAAGCGGATTGGACGTGACGCTTGAAACCTGCCCCCATTACCTGCTGTTCACAGAAGATGATTTTGAACGGATCGGCCCTTCCGCCAAATGCGCCCCGCCGCTGCGGAACAATCAGGCCAAGGAACAATTATGGGAGCAGCTCGGGAATGGAAAGATCGATATGATTACCTCGGATCACTCTCCATGTCCTTCCTTTATGAAATTTGATCATCCGGATAATATGTTTGAAGTTTGGGGCGGGATTTCAGGAGGCCAGTTCTCCCTGGAGACCATGGTGACCGAAGCTCATCTGAACCGAAATATACCGCTGCCGCAAATCTCCAAATATCTATCAACGAATCCGGCCAAGCGGTTTGGGTTATATCCTCATAAAGGGGCTATATCTGCCGGTTTTGACGCCGATTTGGTCCTGTTGGATATGAATCTGGAACGAACAGTTGAGCAGGAAGATCTGCTTTCCAAACATCCGCACAGCCTTTACATTGGGCATACACTGAAATGCGCTGTACAAATGACCCTAAGCCGGGGAAAAGTGGTGTACGACCGTAGGCATGGCATTCAAGGCGAATGCTCCGGTGAAATGGTTCGGTAG
- a CDS encoding NCS1 family nucleobase:cation symporter-1, which produces MEPKNFSPSLSNTDLLPVKPEERNWKAFNFASIWMGCIHNIPTYATVGGLIAIGMSPWQVLAVILVASLILYAALSLNGHAGAKYAIPFPVFIRSSYGVLGANIPALLRGFVAIMWFGIQAFAGSTALNILLLNVWDGWGTLGGDWNLLGLHLPGLLSFLLFWGLNVLVLHHGMESIKKFEVWAGPLVYVVFGGMVWWAIDIAGGLGPIYAQASKFQSFNELFWVFVASVTGIIGIWATLILNIPDFTRFAKSQKEQIKGQFWGLPGTFILFAFASITVTSGSQVAFGEPIWDVVEILKYFNHPFIIAVSVITLCMASVSVNVAANIVSPAYDLANLFPKWITFKRGGYIAAFLSLLTVPWKMMEQSTSIFAFLGTIGGALGPVAGVMFADYFIIRKRTLEVEDLYKLNGKYTYYKGYNYRAFVATAIGAFVSLIGQFVPSLKYLYDISWFVGVLFAFVTYVALMRLHPPAEMAMNESKKSLIQKSV; this is translated from the coding sequence ATGGAACCCAAAAATTTTTCTCCGTCCCTCAGCAACACAGATTTATTACCGGTTAAACCGGAAGAACGAAATTGGAAGGCTTTTAACTTTGCTTCCATCTGGATGGGTTGTATTCATAACATACCGACCTATGCGACTGTTGGCGGACTCATTGCTATCGGCATGTCTCCTTGGCAGGTTTTGGCGGTAATCCTGGTCGCTTCGCTGATTTTGTACGCAGCGCTTTCGTTAAATGGGCATGCGGGCGCAAAATACGCCATTCCGTTTCCGGTATTTATTCGATCGTCCTATGGTGTTCTCGGAGCAAATATTCCTGCACTCCTTCGCGGTTTTGTTGCCATTATGTGGTTTGGCATTCAAGCATTTGCCGGAAGCACCGCGCTTAACATCCTACTGCTAAACGTCTGGGATGGTTGGGGAACGCTCGGAGGAGACTGGAATCTGCTTGGTCTTCACCTGCCCGGACTGCTGTCTTTCCTTCTGTTCTGGGGTTTGAATGTTCTTGTCCTGCATCATGGAATGGAGTCGATCAAAAAGTTTGAGGTGTGGGCAGGACCTTTAGTGTATGTCGTCTTTGGCGGCATGGTTTGGTGGGCGATTGACATCGCCGGCGGACTGGGCCCGATCTATGCTCAGGCGAGTAAGTTTCAATCATTCAACGAACTATTCTGGGTGTTTGTAGCATCTGTTACCGGGATCATCGGCATTTGGGCGACTCTGATTTTAAATATTCCTGATTTCACCCGTTTTGCAAAATCCCAAAAAGAACAAATCAAGGGACAATTTTGGGGATTACCGGGTACCTTCATTTTATTCGCTTTCGCAAGCATTACCGTTACGTCCGGCTCTCAGGTTGCTTTTGGCGAACCGATCTGGGATGTTGTGGAAATTCTCAAATACTTCAATCATCCGTTTATTATTGCTGTTTCCGTAATTACGCTGTGCATGGCATCGGTTTCCGTTAATGTGGCTGCCAATATTGTTTCGCCTGCTTACGATCTGGCCAATCTGTTCCCGAAATGGATCACATTCAAGCGCGGAGGATATATTGCGGCTTTCCTGTCTTTGTTGACTGTACCGTGGAAAATGATGGAGCAATCTACCAGCATCTTTGCCTTCTTGGGCACCATTGGCGGAGCGCTCGGACCTGTAGCCGGGGTCATGTTCGCCGATTACTTCATCATCCGGAAGCGAACACTGGAGGTAGAAGACCTTTACAAGTTAAATGGGAAATATACGTATTACAAAGGCTATAACTACCGCGCATTTGTGGCAACCGCCATTGGAGCCTTCGTATCCCTGATTGGGCAGTTTGTTCCTTCGCTAAAATACTTGTACGATATTTCCTGGTTTGTAGGGGTTTTGTTTGCTTTCGTTACGTATGTTGCCCTGATGAGACTGCATCCGCCGGCTGAGATGGCAATGAATGAAAGCAAAAAGTCCCTCATTCAAAAATCGGTTTGA
- a CDS encoding HAD-IC family P-type ATPase has product MSITAHSRFIRFLPGRIRLEFAGLLHSKPTELSLRQDLALLAGVTKAEASAITGRILVIYDERQTSGRQLLHQLELLESKYNGHDKEETSIQTSQGGPENAAAEREAYAEAAASLETPELPVQPSVHESSIPDSQAEPETLVTNLAPVYPRSASPPGVPLPLAIAMGGLLVLGTKQLMFGKSALAASPVPFYMSGLVAAVTGYPFLRRGFNHLTKQGKLSPDLILGTAALGLALVRENLVVLGAVSILQYVNWKRSRIGLTDTDAQPLSPEIQAYSERAGRLGAAAAAATWLFTRSPLRAIAVLLAANPRPATIPVKTAWQQAELYSKEAQPSLPQGAPLSHLVQTGTLLLEDTSLLMQTNIQETECVSHEEDPDKIICLAAGLMKKTAHPWKEEVLNKAKLTCRTLRSAFHVAEEEDGMSGLISNTSYCVGNLGFCKRHGVAFERYYLEAKRIESKGCEVLYLAKQIGGNWITQGLIYRSQQLDSGRRALLSRARQQGIQAAVLEDSPGIGREALARLGLQTDWLNTPISEAAERIAKLHEQGNRVLLVSESFGGEYSRYLMEAGVPGVAFEQLERVLDAKQSAQKLENTINEHFQITKKWNVLGALLAAFGMLSAPIANLANDALSLIFLSRTQKLAQQAFPANAGSAAYAHNEVAATAEAAMWHGLPWESVTQQLQVNAQRGLTAAQVNESRSRYGMNRLAEKEHTPWIVSYASQFKEFTTLILLGTSVLALFTGGLFDGLAMGAVLLANAAIGTFQERKAERIVESLNQFQPPASKVIRDGAEQNISAIDLVPGDIVCLEPGDRVPADIRLIRAWNLEVNEAALTGESVPVVKQESEAEEDCPLSERSCMLYMGTDISRGKALGVVVQTGMNTEFGHLMSLLKTNEKTTTPLQEKVTSISKKFIKWAFIAGSIVFVSGLLRGVPFPQLVSTSITLVASAIPEGLPVTITIALSAGIFRMSKKNALVRKLSALETLGHATIICTDKTGTLTKNEMTVKQVAAIGRAWEVSGGGYDPAGGFRDKSGAEGGSSLPDSTAYESSPAQPELQRILQIACLCNNSKLVKQGDNWSMQGDPTEGALLAMAYKGGVKPEQLTHWHRGAEVPFDSGTGKMSVMCKDTSSGHACYIFSKGSVESILRRCSKYQQDGEVYPVTEQLRADILKESERLASSALRVLGFAYRPLEADEHDQQADLDERDMIYVGMAGMIDPPKADVQKSIEEALSLGVKPVMITGDHPITAIAIAEQIGIVGGSQPGQVLTGHELDRMSDEELEQSVDRVSIFARMTPEHKLRIVSMLRKKGHIVAMTGDGVNDSPAIKRADVGIAMGQAGTEVSKATADIVLKEDHFGSIVEGVKEGRTIIGNIRKALGCLLTGNLAEILVTSVAVIAGMPIPLVPIQILLMNMLTDALPAMVLAVNPGSKAKRTKRANIVDKPLYRKVITRGVLLGAGSLGLFGLALASGQPVAVAQSVAFATLVAGQLIQTFSWRQEDTEQTVSDWSKDRFLVGALSISWLALLSALYVPALNQFFHTAPIPLQLWGPILLVAGSISWLSKPILSLLERKDQTTGMAALSYSAA; this is encoded by the coding sequence ATGTCGATTACCGCTCATAGCAGGTTTATCCGCTTTTTGCCGGGGCGTATTCGCCTGGAATTTGCGGGTCTGCTGCACAGCAAGCCAACAGAGCTGTCTTTGCGTCAGGATCTGGCGCTCCTGGCGGGTGTCACTAAAGCCGAAGCATCCGCGATAACCGGCCGCATTCTCGTTATATATGACGAACGGCAAACTTCAGGGCGCCAACTGCTGCATCAACTGGAGCTGCTGGAGAGCAAGTATAACGGCCATGATAAAGAAGAAACAAGCATTCAAACATCCCAGGGCGGTCCTGAAAATGCAGCTGCCGAGCGGGAGGCATACGCCGAAGCGGCCGCTTCTTTGGAAACGCCAGAGCTGCCTGTGCAACCTTCGGTGCATGAAAGCTCCATTCCGGATTCACAGGCTGAACCCGAAACGCTGGTAACAAACTTGGCCCCGGTCTATCCCAGGTCCGCTTCGCCGCCAGGCGTCCCCCTCCCGCTTGCGATTGCGATGGGCGGACTTCTGGTGCTTGGAACCAAGCAGCTGATGTTCGGCAAATCTGCATTGGCCGCAAGCCCCGTTCCCTTCTACATGTCCGGGCTGGTCGCCGCCGTTACCGGGTATCCTTTTCTGCGAAGGGGCTTTAATCATCTCACCAAGCAGGGTAAGCTCAGTCCCGATCTGATTCTCGGCACCGCTGCGTTAGGACTTGCGCTCGTCCGGGAAAATCTTGTTGTATTGGGTGCTGTAAGCATTCTTCAGTATGTAAATTGGAAACGCAGCCGGATCGGGCTGACCGATACGGATGCCCAGCCGCTTTCTCCGGAAATTCAAGCCTACAGCGAGCGTGCCGGCCGCTTAGGCGCGGCCGCCGCGGCAGCCACCTGGCTGTTCACCCGCAGCCCTCTGCGGGCCATCGCGGTGCTGCTTGCCGCCAATCCGCGGCCTGCAACGATTCCGGTTAAGACGGCTTGGCAGCAGGCGGAGCTTTACTCCAAAGAAGCGCAGCCGAGTCTTCCCCAAGGAGCGCCGCTTTCGCATTTGGTCCAAACCGGCACGCTGCTGCTGGAAGACACATCGCTGCTGATGCAGACGAATATTCAGGAGACGGAATGTGTGTCACATGAGGAAGACCCGGACAAGATCATATGTCTAGCAGCAGGCTTGATGAAAAAAACCGCGCATCCGTGGAAAGAGGAAGTGCTGAATAAGGCAAAGCTAACCTGCCGTACGCTGCGTTCGGCCTTCCACGTCGCCGAAGAGGAGGACGGAATGAGCGGCCTGATCAGCAATACGTCTTATTGCGTCGGCAATCTTGGCTTTTGCAAGCGGCACGGAGTTGCCTTTGAGCGGTATTATCTTGAAGCTAAACGGATCGAAAGCAAAGGCTGCGAGGTACTGTACTTGGCGAAGCAAATCGGCGGGAATTGGATAACCCAAGGACTGATCTACCGCAGTCAGCAGCTCGATTCCGGGCGCAGGGCACTGCTCTCGCGGGCACGGCAGCAGGGCATTCAGGCCGCCGTGCTGGAGGATAGCCCCGGCATCGGCCGGGAAGCGCTCGCCCGGCTCGGCCTGCAAACGGATTGGCTGAACACTCCGATCAGTGAAGCGGCGGAGCGCATCGCCAAGCTTCATGAACAAGGAAACCGCGTGCTCCTTGTGAGCGAGTCTTTCGGTGGTGAGTACAGCCGCTATTTAATGGAAGCCGGCGTCCCCGGTGTAGCTTTCGAGCAGCTTGAGCGGGTGCTGGACGCCAAACAATCCGCTCAAAAGCTGGAGAATACTATAAATGAGCACTTCCAAATTACGAAGAAATGGAATGTACTCGGAGCTCTGCTGGCCGCCTTTGGCATGCTTAGCGCCCCAATTGCAAATTTGGCTAACGACGCCCTGTCGCTGATCTTTCTTTCCCGCACGCAAAAGCTGGCTCAGCAAGCATTTCCCGCTAATGCAGGTAGTGCCGCGTATGCCCATAACGAGGTGGCAGCGACGGCAGAAGCCGCCATGTGGCATGGTTTGCCCTGGGAATCTGTCACGCAGCAGCTTCAGGTTAACGCGCAGCGGGGCTTAACGGCGGCTCAAGTAAACGAATCGCGCAGCCGGTACGGAATGAATCGGCTGGCCGAAAAAGAGCATACCCCATGGATTGTCTCGTATGCTAGCCAGTTCAAAGAATTTACGACGCTGATTTTGCTGGGTACCTCCGTGCTCGCCCTGTTTACGGGCGGACTGTTCGACGGTCTCGCCATGGGCGCCGTGCTGCTCGCCAATGCAGCGATCGGCACGTTCCAGGAGCGAAAAGCTGAGCGGATTGTCGAAAGCTTGAATCAGTTTCAGCCTCCGGCCAGCAAGGTCATCCGTGACGGTGCGGAACAAAATATAAGCGCCATCGACCTGGTGCCGGGCGACATCGTCTGCCTTGAGCCAGGGGACCGGGTGCCTGCCGATATTCGTCTCATTCGTGCATGGAACCTGGAAGTTAACGAAGCGGCGTTAACCGGCGAATCAGTCCCTGTCGTGAAGCAGGAGAGCGAGGCCGAAGAAGATTGCCCGCTGTCTGAGCGCAGCTGCATGCTGTATATGGGGACGGATATCTCCCGGGGAAAAGCTTTGGGTGTCGTTGTCCAGACCGGCATGAATACGGAATTCGGCCACCTGATGTCGCTGCTCAAAACCAATGAGAAAACAACTACCCCGCTTCAGGAGAAGGTTACGTCCATTAGCAAAAAATTTATCAAATGGGCGTTTATCGCCGGAAGTATCGTATTTGTTTCCGGGCTTCTGCGCGGCGTTCCGTTTCCTCAGTTGGTGAGCACCTCGATCACGCTTGTCGCCTCGGCGATTCCCGAGGGGCTTCCGGTTACCATCACGATCGCGCTGAGCGCGGGTATCTTCCGCATGTCCAAGAAAAATGCGCTCGTCCGCAAGCTGTCGGCTCTTGAGACACTGGGCCATGCGACGATCATCTGTACGGATAAGACCGGCACGCTGACGAAAAATGAAATGACGGTCAAGCAAGTCGCCGCCATCGGCCGTGCCTGGGAGGTATCCGGGGGCGGATACGACCCGGCGGGCGGTTTCCGGGATAAGAGCGGGGCAGAGGGCGGCTCCAGCCTGCCGGATTCCACGGCGTATGAAAGCTCCCCTGCGCAGCCGGAACTGCAGCGAATCCTGCAGATCGCCTGCTTGTGCAATAACAGCAAATTGGTCAAGCAGGGAGACAACTGGTCGATGCAAGGAGATCCGACCGAGGGCGCGCTGCTGGCCATGGCCTATAAAGGCGGGGTCAAGCCGGAGCAGCTGACCCACTGGCATCGCGGCGCGGAGGTTCCTTTTGATTCCGGCACGGGAAAAATGAGCGTAATGTGCAAGGACACTTCGTCCGGGCATGCTTGTTACATTTTCTCCAAGGGCTCCGTAGAATCGATTCTCCGCCGCTGCAGCAAATATCAGCAGGACGGCGAAGTGTACCCCGTCACCGAGCAGCTTCGAGCGGATATCCTGAAGGAAAGCGAACGGCTCGCTTCCAGCGCTCTGCGTGTGCTTGGCTTCGCCTACCGTCCGCTGGAAGCAGATGAACATGATCAGCAGGCGGACCTCGACGAGCGGGATATGATCTACGTCGGCATGGCCGGCATGATCGACCCGCCGAAGGCCGATGTGCAAAAAAGCATCGAAGAAGCGCTCTCTCTCGGCGTGAAGCCTGTCATGATTACCGGGGATCATCCGATCACGGCGATCGCCATCGCCGAGCAAATCGGCATTGTGGGCGGCAGCCAGCCGGGTCAAGTCCTCACCGGTCATGAACTGGACCGGATGAGCGACGAGGAGCTTGAGCAGTCTGTCGACCGGGTGTCCATTTTTGCCCGTATGACGCCGGAGCATAAGCTGCGCATCGTCAGCATGCTGCGCAAAAAAGGGCATATCGTCGCCATGACCGGGGATGGCGTGAATGACAGCCCAGCGATCAAGCGGGCGGACGTCGGGATCGCGATGGGTCAGGCCGGGACGGAGGTAAGTAAAGCAACCGCCGATATCGTATTGAAAGAAGACCACTTCGGCTCCATCGTTGAGGGGGTCAAGGAAGGCCGTACAATTATCGGCAATATCCGTAAGGCGCTTGGCTGTCTGCTCACAGGCAATCTTGCGGAAATTCTCGTAACGAGCGTTGCCGTTATTGCCGGGATGCCGATTCCGCTTGTGCCCATTCAAATTTTGCTGATGAACATGCTGACGGACGCGCTGCCGGCCATGGTTCTGGCCGTCAACCCAGGCAGCAAAGCGAAGCGGACGAAACGGGCAAATATTGTGGACAAGCCGCTGTATCGCAAGGTTATCACGCGCGGAGTACTGCTTGGCGCGGGATCGCTCGGTCTGTTTGGTCTGGCTCTGGCCTCCGGGCAGCCAGTAGCGGTGGCGCAAAGCGTCGCTTTCGCGACGCTGGTGGCAGGCCAGCTGATCCAGACGTTCTCCTGGCGCCAGGAAGACACCGAGCAAACGGTGAGCGATTGGAGTAAAGACCGCTTCCTGGTCGGCGCATTGAGCATCTCCTGGCTCGCCTTACTGAGCGCGCTGTATGTGCCTGCACTCAACCAGTTTTTTCATACCGCGCCAATTCCCCTGCAGCTCTGGGGGCCAATCCTGCTCGTCGCAGGTTCGATTTCCTGGCTCTCGAAGCCGATCCTGTCCTTACTCGAAAGGAAGGACCAGACGACGGGCATGGCTGCCCTCTCCTATTCCGCGGCCTAG